Proteins from a genomic interval of Sphingobacterium lactis:
- a CDS encoding M16 family metallopeptidase, producing MIKFERFTLANGLRFLVHEDPHSPMACMNILYDVGARDEQEDKTGFAHLFEHLMFSGSMNIPNYDQPLQRVGGENNAFTSNDITNYYITLPANNLETAFWLESDRMMGLAFNEQGLEVQRNVVIEEFKQRYLNQPYGDVWLKLRELAYKVHPYKWATIGKEIKHIEDAKMEDVKAFFAKFYRPNNAIVTIAGHVKLEEVKDLAEKWFGDIPSGEPNLRSLPVEPAQTEARLKHVHADVPVDALYIAFHSVDRLHPDYQTIDLITDILARGTSARLYRRLVKDQQLFSEINAYVVGSLDQNLVVVEGKPIEGVSLEDAEKAIWKELDTLSKEEVSREELTKVKNKIESTLVFAELSILDKAMNLGYYELLGDAELYNQEVDNYLKINEWDIMRVAKETFQHTNSSTLYYHAKERVEDAK from the coding sequence ATGATAAAATTTGAAAGATTCACTCTTGCAAATGGACTTCGCTTTTTAGTACACGAAGATCCACATAGCCCGATGGCCTGCATGAACATCCTATATGATGTCGGCGCGAGAGATGAACAGGAGGATAAAACGGGATTTGCGCACCTTTTTGAGCATTTGATGTTCAGTGGGTCGATGAATATCCCGAACTATGATCAACCCCTGCAGCGGGTTGGCGGTGAGAACAATGCGTTCACCTCAAACGATATCACCAATTATTACATCACCTTGCCCGCCAATAACTTGGAAACAGCATTTTGGTTGGAATCTGATCGCATGATGGGTTTAGCCTTTAATGAACAGGGTTTGGAGGTGCAACGAAATGTTGTGATCGAAGAGTTTAAACAACGCTATCTGAACCAGCCTTATGGTGATGTGTGGCTTAAATTGCGCGAATTGGCGTATAAGGTCCATCCCTATAAGTGGGCGACCATTGGCAAGGAGATCAAGCATATCGAAGATGCGAAGATGGAAGATGTCAAGGCGTTCTTTGCGAAATTCTATCGGCCGAACAATGCCATAGTAACCATTGCGGGGCATGTGAAATTGGAGGAGGTGAAGGATTTGGCAGAAAAATGGTTCGGCGATATCCCTAGTGGCGAGCCTAATCTACGTTCTCTTCCTGTTGAGCCTGCGCAGACAGAAGCTCGTTTGAAACATGTCCATGCCGATGTTCCTGTGGATGCCCTGTATATCGCCTTTCATTCCGTGGATCGTTTGCACCCGGATTACCAGACCATCGATCTGATTACAGACATCTTGGCCAGAGGAACATCCGCACGATTGTACCGACGATTGGTCAAAGATCAGCAGTTATTCAGCGAGATCAATGCCTATGTGGTGGGAAGTTTAGATCAGAACCTGGTCGTAGTCGAAGGTAAACCTATTGAAGGCGTGTCTTTGGAAGATGCCGAAAAGGCAATCTGGAAAGAGCTGGATACACTCAGCAAAGAGGAAGTCTCCAGGGAGGAACTGACCAAGGTAAAGAACAAGATCGAATCGACATTGGTTTTCGCAGAGTTGTCCATTTTGGATAAAGCCATGAATCTAGGATACTATGAGTTGTTGGGCGATGCGGAACTGTACAATCAAGAAGTTGATAATTATTTAAAGATCAATGAATGGGATATTATGCGTGTGGCAAAGGAAACTTTCCAGCACACAAACTCCTCAACATTATATTACCATGCCAAAGAAAGGGTAGAAGATGCTAAATAG
- a CDS encoding M16 family metallopeptidase, producing MLNRKEAPALHGIDIMQIERPEELIFANGLRVFVFRAPEQELIKAEFVFNNIFGQPENPVRNTALSSMLKEGTPTYNSAQIAEKIDFYGAYLVPEFSFDQNALTLYTLKKHVDAVLPIVFDVLNNSIVPQQELDTYIRNNRQSLQISLEKTDFIARRTFYKGIFGETRYGQYVTDELLKNLEREDILRLYKQQIQPTNATLFLSGNITEEVMHSFRTYFEEQWQVESTIETTLYIPQNSPATGLVYTAKAGALQSSIRMGKLGIQRSHVDYPALQFTNTLFGGFFGSRLMSNIREDKGYTYSIGSMVANLNHAGFISVVTDVGAQHTEDTLHQIALESTRLQQEKVKEAELELVRNYMLGGMLGSLESIFSHVDKFKSVYFSGLTLDYYDYYAQVVQHIQADQVMDMAQKYLGTEDMLKVVVGKMSHEQLEG from the coding sequence ATGCTAAATAGAAAAGAAGCTCCTGCACTGCATGGGATCGATATTATGCAGATCGAAAGACCGGAAGAATTGATTTTCGCCAATGGATTGCGTGTATTTGTGTTCCGCGCTCCGGAACAGGAACTCATCAAGGCTGAATTTGTGTTCAACAATATCTTCGGACAACCTGAGAATCCAGTAAGGAATACCGCATTGAGTTCGATGCTGAAGGAAGGGACACCAACCTATAACAGCGCGCAGATTGCCGAAAAGATCGATTTTTATGGGGCATACCTGGTGCCTGAGTTTAGTTTTGACCAAAATGCACTGACGTTATATACGCTCAAGAAGCATGTGGATGCCGTTTTGCCGATTGTATTCGATGTGCTGAATAATAGCATAGTCCCGCAGCAGGAACTTGATACCTATATTCGGAACAATAGGCAGAGCCTGCAAATCTCCTTGGAGAAAACAGACTTTATAGCTCGCCGAACATTTTATAAGGGTATATTCGGGGAAACCCGCTACGGACAGTATGTTACGGATGAACTCCTTAAAAATTTAGAGCGTGAAGATATTCTACGCCTGTACAAACAACAGATCCAGCCAACCAATGCAACCCTCTTTCTGTCGGGTAATATTACGGAAGAAGTAATGCATTCTTTCCGAACCTACTTTGAAGAGCAATGGCAAGTTGAATCAACAATCGAAACAACACTTTATATTCCACAGAATTCTCCAGCAACGGGATTGGTATACACCGCCAAAGCTGGCGCCTTACAATCCTCCATCCGCATGGGGAAATTGGGGATCCAGAGATCACATGTAGATTATCCTGCCCTGCAATTCACCAATACCTTATTCGGCGGGTTCTTTGGTTCGCGATTGATGAGCAATATCCGTGAGGATAAGGGATACACCTACAGTATCGGTTCCATGGTGGCGAATTTAAACCATGCCGGATTTATCTCGGTGGTAACAGATGTCGGTGCTCAACATACTGAAGATACCCTACATCAGATTGCCTTGGAGTCCACACGCCTGCAACAAGAGAAAGTTAAGGAAGCTGAACTTGAATTGGTACGGAATTATATGCTGGGCGGTATGCTGGGGAGTTTGGAATCAATCTTTTCCCATGTTGACAAATTCAAATCCGTTTATTTCTCGGGGTTAACCCTGGATTATTACGATTATTATGCACAGGTAGTTCAACATATCCAAGCGGATCAAGTGATGGATATGGCGCAGAAATACCTTGGGACAGAGGATATGCTAAAAGTTGTGGTGGGCAAAATGTCCCACGAGCAACTCGAAGGGTAG
- a CDS encoding tRNA threonylcarbamoyladenosine dehydratase produces MMDLSWLSRTEALVGREALEKLANAHVMVLGLGGVGSFAAEFIARSGVGKMTIIDGDTVDPSNRNRQLPALATNHGVAKAEIMRERLLAINPELQLNVVQEFVMPQSIPGLLELQPDYCVEAIDSITPKLFFIRRAIESKIPFVSSMGAGGKLDPTKIRIADIGKTFNCKLAQHIRKKLKKHGIRKGVKVVFSTELPDKESLLYTDGSNYKKSAYGTMSYLPAAFGGALASVAIQDLMAKEN; encoded by the coding sequence ATGATGGATTTATCTTGGCTCTCACGCACCGAAGCCCTAGTCGGTAGAGAGGCATTGGAAAAATTAGCAAACGCACATGTGATGGTTCTTGGTTTAGGTGGTGTCGGGTCTTTCGCCGCAGAATTTATTGCGCGTTCCGGAGTTGGGAAAATGACCATTATCGATGGTGATACCGTGGATCCCAGCAACAGAAACAGACAGTTACCGGCATTGGCGACCAATCATGGTGTTGCCAAGGCTGAAATCATGCGAGAACGTCTTTTGGCCATCAATCCCGAACTGCAGCTCAACGTGGTTCAGGAATTTGTAATGCCACAGTCCATTCCCGGGTTACTGGAATTGCAACCGGATTACTGTGTGGAAGCTATCGATAGTATCACGCCAAAATTGTTCTTCATCCGTCGCGCGATAGAATCGAAAATCCCATTTGTGAGTTCCATGGGTGCAGGCGGAAAATTAGATCCTACGAAAATCCGGATCGCCGATATTGGCAAAACCTTCAATTGCAAACTGGCACAGCACATCCGTAAAAAACTGAAAAAACATGGCATTCGTAAAGGGGTCAAAGTGGTGTTTTCCACCGAATTACCCGATAAGGAATCCCTTTTGTATACAGATGGCAGCAACTATAAGAAATCTGCCTATGGCACGATGTCTTACCTGCCTGCTGCATTCGGTGGTGCATTAGCCTCCGTGGCCATTCAAGATTTAATGGCAAAAGAAAATTAG
- a CDS encoding TatD family hydrolase, protein MYIDIHTHNHAVPDQGIFTLPNVIVSKDYMTRTPCTAGIHPWYIDTDFEKQFEVLEMYANKPGVLAVGECGLDKLTATPWERQQMAFDRQIELANRLKKPLVLHTVRSYSETLAALLGKHNAVPVMMHGYAKHWELAKTLLSNGFHLSVGSHILKGGMDEFIKAVPLDRIFLESDDKNSKISEIYAYFCRVRKLPLQQLKQQIMLNFKQVFNYTIEE, encoded by the coding sequence GTGTATATCGACATCCATACCCATAATCATGCGGTTCCCGATCAGGGCATTTTTACACTGCCCAATGTCATTGTTTCCAAAGATTACATGACGCGCACGCCGTGTACTGCGGGTATCCACCCTTGGTATATCGATACTGATTTTGAGAAGCAGTTTGAGGTTTTGGAAATGTATGCAAATAAACCCGGCGTTCTGGCCGTTGGGGAATGTGGGCTGGATAAATTGACGGCTACCCCATGGGAACGGCAGCAAATGGCCTTTGATAGGCAGATTGAATTGGCCAATAGATTGAAGAAGCCATTGGTGCTGCATACGGTCCGTTCCTATAGCGAAACATTGGCCGCATTACTGGGAAAACACAATGCAGTTCCTGTAATGATGCATGGCTATGCCAAGCATTGGGAACTCGCAAAAACGCTCTTGAGCAATGGATTTCACCTTTCTGTTGGGTCTCACATCCTCAAAGGTGGAATGGATGAATTCATCAAAGCGGTTCCATTGGACCGCATCTTCTTGGAGAGCGATGATAAAAATTCAAAAATCTCTGAAATTTATGCGTATTTTTGCCGCGTCAGAAAGCTGCCTCTGCAGCAACTGAAGCAGCAGATCATGCTGAATTTCAAGCAGGTTTTTAATTATACAATAGAAGAATGA
- a CDS encoding histone deacetylase: MLKIAHHTAYIHPLPEGHRFPMLKYELIPAQLLYEGLVTRDQFFEPGLVDKEIVKLAHDATYVEDMLGLRLDPKMQRRIGFPMSASLVDRELYLIDGTIQACFAAMEHGVAFNTAGGTHHAGRDFGEGFCLFNDQAVAAAYLHHQGIAKRILIIDLDVHQGNGTAHIFADHPDIITFSIHGERNFPFHKGKSHVDIGLPDGVADQEYLQLLARELPRLFQDYAPEFVFYQAGVDVLATDKLGKFNMTPEGCRKRDELVFRACRDFQIPVEVSMGGGYSVHIKDIVNAHVNTYRTAIDLYDF; this comes from the coding sequence TTGTTAAAAATAGCACACCATACAGCTTATATCCATCCTTTACCAGAAGGACATCGTTTTCCGATGTTGAAATATGAGTTGATACCAGCGCAATTGCTCTATGAAGGATTGGTCACAAGGGATCAGTTTTTTGAACCTGGTCTGGTCGACAAGGAAATAGTCAAGCTTGCGCACGATGCCACCTATGTGGAGGATATGTTGGGTCTGCGCTTGGATCCGAAGATGCAGCGTAGGATTGGTTTTCCCATGTCCGCCAGTTTGGTTGATCGGGAGCTCTACCTCATAGACGGCACCATTCAAGCCTGCTTTGCGGCGATGGAACATGGTGTTGCTTTTAATACGGCCGGAGGGACCCATCATGCTGGTCGCGATTTCGGGGAAGGATTCTGCCTGTTCAATGACCAAGCGGTTGCTGCGGCATATCTCCACCATCAAGGGATCGCCAAAAGGATTTTGATCATCGATCTGGATGTGCACCAAGGGAATGGAACTGCCCATATCTTCGCCGATCATCCGGATATCATTACTTTTTCCATACATGGCGAGCGAAATTTCCCTTTTCATAAGGGGAAGTCGCATGTAGATATCGGGCTGCCTGATGGCGTGGCAGATCAGGAATACCTACAACTTTTAGCGCGTGAACTGCCTCGGTTATTCCAGGACTATGCGCCCGAATTTGTATTTTACCAAGCCGGAGTGGATGTGCTGGCGACCGATAAATTGGGGAAGTTCAATATGACGCCGGAAGGTTGTCGGAAGCGGGATGAATTGGTATTTAGAGCCTGCAGGGATTTTCAGATTCCCGTGGAGGTCAGTATGGGCGGCGGATACTCTGTACATATCAAGGATATCGTCAATGCCCATGTCAACACCTACAGGACAGCAATAGATTTATACGATTTTTAA
- a CDS encoding nucleoid-associated protein codes for MLFHQDADFKHLIIHHVGNKSQDEYFTLSEEEVDVHRDEILADLLMQYFMKPFSKANEVYRFYHPNDTLDLNEVYYFARQYFAGEKPFIDFSKDIAKYLYEVTEHPKIKSGELYIVALDNIQMEGEDHKAIGIFKSENKEAYLKVYSEASGLDVNYEEKAININKLDKGVVIVNVEEEEGYKVLCVDQTNGSEAVYWKDDFLKLRTRNDNFQQTGNIMKVYKNFVNEKIDEVFDMDKADKIDLLNRSMNYFKSKETFDEEEFNTEVIGNPDAVSLFKDYKSNFEEEFDTPFQSNFDIAAPAVKKMASSYKSVLKLDKNFHIYVHGKRELLEKGYDEDKGMNYYKLYFENED; via the coding sequence ATGTTATTTCATCAAGACGCAGATTTCAAACATTTGATCATTCATCATGTCGGCAATAAAAGCCAGGACGAGTATTTTACCCTTTCGGAAGAAGAAGTGGATGTACATCGGGACGAAATTCTTGCTGATTTACTGATGCAGTATTTTATGAAGCCTTTTTCGAAGGCCAATGAGGTTTACCGCTTCTATCACCCCAACGATACATTGGACCTCAATGAAGTATATTATTTCGCACGTCAGTATTTTGCCGGTGAAAAGCCATTCATTGATTTTTCAAAGGATATCGCGAAATACCTGTACGAGGTAACCGAACATCCGAAGATCAAATCCGGAGAGCTCTATATTGTGGCATTGGATAATATACAGATGGAAGGAGAGGACCATAAAGCGATCGGTATCTTCAAATCGGAAAATAAAGAAGCTTACCTCAAGGTGTATTCCGAGGCTTCTGGCTTGGATGTGAATTATGAGGAAAAAGCCATCAATATCAACAAATTGGACAAAGGAGTGGTCATTGTAAATGTAGAGGAAGAAGAAGGCTATAAAGTACTCTGTGTTGACCAGACCAATGGTTCTGAGGCCGTGTACTGGAAAGATGATTTCCTGAAATTACGAACGCGCAATGATAATTTCCAACAAACGGGAAACATCATGAAGGTGTACAAGAACTTTGTGAACGAGAAGATCGATGAGGTTTTCGATATGGATAAAGCCGATAAGATCGACTTGTTGAATCGGTCGATGAACTACTTTAAATCCAAGGAAACGTTCGATGAAGAGGAGTTCAATACGGAAGTGATCGGAAATCCAGATGCAGTTTCTCTCTTTAAGGATTACAAGAGTAATTTTGAGGAAGAATTCGATACCCCCTTTCAATCCAACTTTGATATCGCGGCACCTGCGGTGAAGAAAATGGCATCAAGTTATAAATCTGTGTTGAAATTGGATAAGAACTTTCATATCTATGTGCATGGCAAGCGGGAACTTTTGGAGAAGGGATATGATGAAGATAAGGGCATGAATTATTACAAACTATATTTCGAGAACGAAGATTAA
- a CDS encoding DUF3810 domain-containing protein has protein sequence MIQGNPDWIEYGYSRSFYPVYAYLPKILFGWLPFSIGDLLYVSLGATLLILFLKPIILLFRRQGRLAMRRFLVFLGVLFSVYLFFQVAWAMNYYRIPVSKQLKLNVDTVYLEDHLSILADHIAKANQLRAQVNMREQKRDSANIEVEQLMREDAQFPMLSKTQVKVKYPLVGVMASYFGVSGYFNPFSNEAHVNGNMPLHSYPFTVAHELSHQMGIGFEDECNFIGFVKLQDHPNPWYAYAAYLESSTYLLRSLYLVDKGKFEEYKLKFSAAVKADLQADQAYWQQYTGWINTLSGMFYNQYLIHNNQAEGMARYGMVSRLIIAWEKQKKAAN, from the coding sequence TTGATTCAGGGAAATCCCGATTGGATTGAATATGGTTATAGCCGATCGTTCTATCCAGTATACGCCTATTTACCGAAGATCCTTTTTGGCTGGTTGCCTTTCAGCATTGGCGATCTGCTGTATGTATCGCTCGGCGCTACTTTATTAATCCTTTTCCTGAAGCCGATTATCCTATTATTTCGCAGGCAGGGGAGGTTGGCGATGCGGCGATTCTTGGTGTTCTTAGGCGTGCTCTTTTCAGTCTACCTGTTTTTTCAGGTGGCATGGGCCATGAATTATTACCGCATTCCTGTCAGTAAACAGTTGAAGCTTAACGTGGATACGGTGTATCTCGAGGATCATCTTTCGATATTAGCCGACCATATAGCCAAAGCCAATCAGCTTCGTGCGCAAGTCAATATGCGTGAACAGAAACGTGATAGCGCGAATATCGAGGTAGAACAGCTGATGCGTGAAGATGCGCAATTTCCCATGTTGAGCAAAACACAGGTCAAAGTGAAATACCCGCTGGTCGGTGTAATGGCATCCTATTTTGGTGTCTCGGGATACTTTAATCCATTCAGTAACGAAGCGCACGTCAATGGCAATATGCCATTGCATAGCTATCCCTTTACGGTAGCCCATGAGCTATCCCACCAGATGGGGATCGGGTTTGAGGATGAATGTAATTTTATAGGTTTTGTGAAGTTGCAGGACCATCCCAATCCATGGTATGCTTATGCGGCATATTTGGAAAGTTCCACCTACCTCTTGCGAAGTCTCTATTTGGTCGATAAAGGAAAGTTTGAAGAGTACAAATTGAAGTTTTCAGCAGCTGTTAAAGCGGATCTGCAAGCGGATCAAGCCTATTGGCAGCAATATACTGGCTGGATCAATACACTATCGGGGATGTTTTACAACCAATACCTGATCCATAACAATCAAGCCGAAGGCATGGCACGCTATGGTATGGTCAGCCGGTTGATCATTGCCTGGGAGAAACAAAAAAAGGCAGCCAACTAG
- a CDS encoding HesB/IscA family protein, whose product MVTITDKAKERIDTIMRDENYDSNYFVRVAVESGGCSGLSYKLNFDNEEKKGDQFFEDNGVKICLDIKSYLYLAGTELDYSDGLNGKGFEFHNPNASRTCACGESFSV is encoded by the coding sequence ATGGTTACCATTACAGATAAAGCAAAGGAACGTATCGATACGATCATGAGGGATGAAAACTACGACAGCAACTATTTCGTACGCGTGGCCGTGGAAAGTGGCGGTTGCTCAGGTCTTTCCTACAAACTGAATTTCGATAATGAGGAAAAGAAGGGCGATCAGTTCTTCGAAGATAACGGTGTCAAGATTTGCTTGGATATCAAATCCTACCTGTATTTGGCAGGGACTGAATTGGATTATTCCGACGGATTGAACGGCAAGGGATTTGAATTCCACAATCCCAATGCGTCCAGGACATGTGCCTGTGGCGAAAGTTTCTCCGTTTAA
- a CDS encoding cysteine desulfurase family protein, giving the protein MKIAYFDNNATTRIDDLVLEAMLPYLKEQYGNASSVQHKLGRQGSHAVEHARIQVAELIHANPKEITFTSGSTEAINTVLRGISKSYRTIGNRILTCGTEHKAVLTTCEQLTKEGMAIDLLKVNGLGEIDLQALEDAIGPETVLVCLMAANNETGVIHPLQEIAEICQRKGVLFFCDATQWIGKLPLNVEETPIDILCLSAHKMHGPKGIGALYIRRKSKPIQIPALISGGKQEHGLRGGTYPVHQIVGLGEAAHQAQQKFEIATLRDYFEAELLKAVEESSIPTKGANRLPNTSNVLIKHVKTAELMTKLPQVAFSSGSACVSGDRDPSHVLKAMGYSAEDAYCSMRFSFSKYTDREEVDSAIQQLKEAVAAIRAHSPIWEMYKDGLI; this is encoded by the coding sequence ATGAAAATCGCCTATTTCGACAATAATGCCACCACGCGGATTGATGACCTTGTTTTGGAAGCCATGTTGCCCTATCTGAAAGAACAATATGGCAATGCCTCCAGCGTTCAACATAAACTAGGTCGTCAGGGAAGCCACGCTGTTGAGCATGCAAGAATTCAGGTGGCCGAATTGATTCATGCTAACCCCAAGGAAATCACGTTTACCTCGGGTTCAACCGAGGCCATCAATACCGTACTGCGTGGTATAAGCAAATCCTATCGAACGATAGGCAACCGCATCCTCACCTGCGGAACGGAACACAAGGCTGTCCTGACAACTTGTGAGCAGCTTACGAAGGAAGGCATGGCCATCGATTTGCTGAAGGTCAATGGACTGGGGGAAATAGATCTCCAGGCCTTGGAAGATGCCATAGGACCGGAAACGGTGTTGGTATGCCTGATGGCAGCCAATAACGAAACGGGGGTCATTCACCCCTTGCAGGAAATTGCTGAAATCTGCCAACGTAAAGGTGTGCTGTTTTTCTGTGATGCTACCCAATGGATCGGCAAATTACCGCTGAACGTGGAGGAAACCCCGATAGATATCTTATGCCTTAGTGCCCACAAAATGCATGGGCCGAAAGGAATTGGCGCCTTGTATATTCGCCGAAAATCAAAACCCATACAGATTCCTGCGTTGATTTCAGGTGGTAAACAGGAACATGGCTTGCGTGGCGGAACCTATCCTGTACATCAAATTGTTGGGTTGGGAGAAGCAGCACATCAAGCGCAGCAAAAGTTTGAAATAGCGACCCTTCGGGATTATTTTGAAGCGGAATTGCTAAAGGCTGTCGAGGAAAGCAGTATCCCAACAAAAGGAGCGAATCGCCTTCCGAACACCAGCAATGTCCTGATCAAGCATGTGAAGACAGCAGAACTGATGACCAAGCTACCTCAAGTAGCCTTCTCTTCAGGATCCGCTTGTGTCTCTGGTGATCGGGATCCGTCCCATGTGCTCAAGGCAATGGGATATTCCGCTGAAGATGCCTATTGCAGTATGCGGTTCAGTTTCAGCAAATATACGGACCGCGAAGAAGTGGATTCCGCCATCCAACAGCTAAAAGAGGCCGTAGCAGCTATCCGAGCGCACTCCCCAATCTGGGAAATGTACAAAGACGGGTTAATATGA
- a CDS encoding mechanosensitive ion channel family protein has protein sequence MKFANLESSLEKLFDSILLKMPSIVVGFLILFIGRYVIKFLLRFIDRRFEKRNVDMSIRSFIKSMVKITLYVLLLLTVANTMGIQTTSFIAALSAFGLAVGMALQGSLSNFAGGVLILMFRPFDVGDYISSANGSSGSVERIDLLYTTLIDDDGIRVFSPNGTLANSVIKNFTKIAYRRMQFSLVISYDTNIKQAREAILAVLAADSRVLEKPKAEVIVGDLKESGITLTVRAWANREVYWATKNEVGEEIKNVLDGKNVVFPSNIVKIIGESPKGTNPDQVQT, from the coding sequence ATGAAGTTTGCAAATCTGGAGAGTAGTTTGGAGAAACTATTTGATTCCATCCTGTTGAAAATGCCGAGCATCGTTGTCGGCTTTTTAATTTTATTTATCGGTCGTTATGTGATCAAGTTCCTGTTGCGCTTCATTGATCGCCGGTTTGAAAAGCGAAATGTGGATATGTCCATCCGTTCGTTTATCAAGAGCATGGTTAAAATTACCCTATATGTGCTGCTGTTATTAACGGTTGCCAATACCATGGGTATACAGACCACCTCTTTTATTGCCGCTTTATCTGCCTTTGGTTTGGCAGTGGGTATGGCCTTGCAGGGCAGTTTGTCAAACTTTGCCGGAGGTGTCCTGATTTTGATGTTCCGACCATTTGACGTTGGCGATTATATCTCCAGTGCCAACGGATCTTCTGGATCGGTGGAACGTATCGACCTCCTGTATACCACGTTGATCGACGATGACGGTATCCGTGTGTTCAGTCCGAACGGCACATTGGCGAACTCTGTTATCAAGAATTTCACGAAGATTGCTTACCGCAGAATGCAGTTCTCATTGGTGATTTCCTACGATACCAATATCAAGCAAGCCCGTGAAGCTATCCTTGCAGTGTTAGCTGCTGATTCCAGGGTACTGGAAAAACCTAAAGCAGAAGTAATCGTAGGTGATCTTAAAGAATCCGGCATCACATTGACGGTACGTGCTTGGGCTAATCGGGAAGTGTATTGGGCGACCAAGAATGAAGTAGGGGAAGAGATCAAGAACGTGTTGGATGGCAAGAATGTCGTATTCCCTTCAAATATCGTAAAGATTATCGGTGAAAGTCCGAAAGGAACCAATCCAGACCAAGTGCAAACTTAG